Proteins from a single region of Paramormyrops kingsleyae isolate MSU_618 chromosome 9, PKINGS_0.4, whole genome shotgun sequence:
- the gsdmeb gene encoding gasdermin Eb isoform X1 yields MFAKATRKFVREIDPDGCLIPVSRLNDSDKLLLLSIVVKSKPVWFWKPPKYIPSDFTLSDVLLGDKEIKADAQESEFLKYEGMYGDIKIGKLDAEVSPVNLNLEGETSSMLQSSFGTLKKQEVDVQKLLEESKDRLMNLEHCLIKQIREQQKEAFGVVKERILTTEQCTIYEQVQEQGDCATALGFRKHKIQVSVKNSGSLYMDSKVSLEIPPQTVLAYSIIELEVKAHGKYDLCLLPQVQGGFEVDSSSGARVAAGGPTAEEFKDPQNPEGAALQVLLKELKGLNVHFQQLAVIPAHIRCRLFEFLKEMVLDRAAITWLGDVLDRHHRGEVIGWGQLEEGLPLKRTAQSVVDLLKGEGETAGEVSGSSPLLAVHMLVSAIEEMTDAALAAIGDCCTPSVLQVLQHLVESFEEGDEGQVKDEGLATLLGDGAFQSAAWLCRHCRVTLHGEGGAVRGDVGQSPGFGPLVLCIVVRGLACLSAP; encoded by the exons ATGTTCGCTAAAGCCACCAGAAAGTTCGTCAGAGAGATCGACCCTGATGGCTGTCTGATCCCCGTTTCCCGACTCAATGACTCGGACAAGCTGCTTCTCCTTTCAATAGTTGTGAAGTCGAAGCCTGTTTGGTTCTGGAAGCCACCAAAATATATACCATCGGACTTCACTCTGAGTGACGTGTTACTGGGAGACAAGGAAATTAAGGCAG ACGCACAGGAATCCGAATTCCTGAAGTATGAGGGGATGTATGGAGATATCAAGATAGGGAAGTTGGATGCAGAAGTGAGTCCGGTGAACTTAAACTTGGAGGGAGAGACATCCTCCATGCTGCAGTCCTCCTTTGGCACCCTGAAGAAACAAGAGGTGGATGTTCAGAAGCTTCTGGAGGAGTCCAAGGACAG ACTTATGAATTTGGAGCACTGCTTGATTAAGCAGATCAGGGAACAGCAAAAGGAAGCGTTTGGAGTGGTGAAGGAGAGGATTTTGACCACTGAGCAGTGCACCATCTACGAGCAGGTCCAGGAGCAGGGAGACTGCGCTACAGCCCTGGGATTCCGGAAGCACAAGATACAG GTTTCGGTGAAGAACAGTGGAAGCCTGTACATGGACAGCAAAGTGTCCCTGGAGATTCCTCCTCAGACCGTCCTCGCCTACAGCATCATCGAGCTTGAAGTGAAAGCCCACGGGAAGTATG acctctgcctgctgcctcaAGTCCAGGGTGGGTTTGAAGTGGATTCCAGCAGTGGAGCCCGAGTTGCGGCTGGGGGACCGACTGCGGAGGAATTTAAGGACCCACAGAATCCCGAGGGGGCGGCACTTCAGGTTCTACTGAAAG AGTTGAAGGGGCTGAATGTCCATTTCCAGCAGCTGGCAGTGATTCCAGCACATATCAGATGCAGACTGTTTGAGTTCCTGAAGGAGATGGTGCTGGATAGAGCAGCCATCACCTGGCTGGGGGACGTG TTGGATCGGCATCACCGCGGCGAGGTGATTGGCTGGGGGCAGCTGGAGGAGGGGCTTCCGCTGAAGCGGACGGCCCAATCAGTTGTGGACCTCCTGAAGGGTGAGGGAGAGACCGCCGGGGAAGTGTCTGGCTCCTCCCCCTTGCTGGCCGTTCACATGCTGGTCAGCGCGATCGAAG AAATGACTGACGCTGCTTTGGCAGCTATTGGAGACTGTTGCACTCCATCTGTCCTACAGGTTTTGCAGCATTTG GTAGAAAGTTTCGAAGAGGGCGATGAAGGCCAAGTGAAGGATGAAGGCCTCGCCACTCTACTGGGCGATGGTGCCTTCCAGAGCGCGGCGTGGCTCTGTCGCCATTGCAGAGTGACCCTGCACGGAGAGGGGGGTGCTGTACGAGGGGACGTGGGCCAAAGTCCCGGGTTCGGCCCCCTGGTCCTGTGCATTGTGGTCCGCGGGCTCGCCTGCCTGTCCGCACCGTGA
- the gsdmeb gene encoding gasdermin Eb isoform X2, whose amino-acid sequence MFAKATRKFVREIDPDGCLIPVSRLNDSDKLLLLSIVVKSKPVWFWKPPKYIPSDFTLSDVLLGDKEIKADAQESEFLKYEGMYGDIKIGKLDAEVSPVNLNLEGETSSMLQSSFGTLKKQEVDVQKLLEESKDRLMNLEHCLIKQIREQQKEAFGVVKERILTTEQCTIYEQVQEQGDCATALGFRKHKIQVSVKNSGSLYMDSKVSLEIPPQTVLAYSIIELEVKAHGKYDLCLLPQVQGGFEVDSSSGARVAAGGPTAEEFKDPQNPEGAALQVLLKELKGLNVHFQQLAVIPAHIRCRLFEFLKEMVLDRAAITWLGDVLDRHHRGEVIGWGQLEEGLPLKRTAQSVVDLLKGEGETAGEVSGSSPLLAVHMLVSAIEDTNAPVIYPPVHIATLQK is encoded by the exons ATGTTCGCTAAAGCCACCAGAAAGTTCGTCAGAGAGATCGACCCTGATGGCTGTCTGATCCCCGTTTCCCGACTCAATGACTCGGACAAGCTGCTTCTCCTTTCAATAGTTGTGAAGTCGAAGCCTGTTTGGTTCTGGAAGCCACCAAAATATATACCATCGGACTTCACTCTGAGTGACGTGTTACTGGGAGACAAGGAAATTAAGGCAG ACGCACAGGAATCCGAATTCCTGAAGTATGAGGGGATGTATGGAGATATCAAGATAGGGAAGTTGGATGCAGAAGTGAGTCCGGTGAACTTAAACTTGGAGGGAGAGACATCCTCCATGCTGCAGTCCTCCTTTGGCACCCTGAAGAAACAAGAGGTGGATGTTCAGAAGCTTCTGGAGGAGTCCAAGGACAG ACTTATGAATTTGGAGCACTGCTTGATTAAGCAGATCAGGGAACAGCAAAAGGAAGCGTTTGGAGTGGTGAAGGAGAGGATTTTGACCACTGAGCAGTGCACCATCTACGAGCAGGTCCAGGAGCAGGGAGACTGCGCTACAGCCCTGGGATTCCGGAAGCACAAGATACAG GTTTCGGTGAAGAACAGTGGAAGCCTGTACATGGACAGCAAAGTGTCCCTGGAGATTCCTCCTCAGACCGTCCTCGCCTACAGCATCATCGAGCTTGAAGTGAAAGCCCACGGGAAGTATG acctctgcctgctgcctcaAGTCCAGGGTGGGTTTGAAGTGGATTCCAGCAGTGGAGCCCGAGTTGCGGCTGGGGGACCGACTGCGGAGGAATTTAAGGACCCACAGAATCCCGAGGGGGCGGCACTTCAGGTTCTACTGAAAG AGTTGAAGGGGCTGAATGTCCATTTCCAGCAGCTGGCAGTGATTCCAGCACATATCAGATGCAGACTGTTTGAGTTCCTGAAGGAGATGGTGCTGGATAGAGCAGCCATCACCTGGCTGGGGGACGTG TTGGATCGGCATCACCGCGGCGAGGTGATTGGCTGGGGGCAGCTGGAGGAGGGGCTTCCGCTGAAGCGGACGGCCCAATCAGTTGTGGACCTCCTGAAGGGTGAGGGAGAGACCGCCGGGGAAGTGTCTGGCTCCTCCCCCTTGCTGGCCGTTCACATGCTGGTCAGCGCGATCGAAG ACACAAACGCACCTGTTATTTACCCTCCTGTGCACATCGCTACATTGCAGAAATGA
- the gsdmeb gene encoding gasdermin Eb isoform X3, with product MYGDIKIGKLDAEVSPVNLNLEGETSSMLQSSFGTLKKQEVDVQKLLEESKDRLMNLEHCLIKQIREQQKEAFGVVKERILTTEQCTIYEQVQEQGDCATALGFRKHKIQVSVKNSGSLYMDSKVSLEIPPQTVLAYSIIELEVKAHGKYDLCLLPQVQGGFEVDSSSGARVAAGGPTAEEFKDPQNPEGAALQVLLKELKGLNVHFQQLAVIPAHIRCRLFEFLKEMVLDRAAITWLGDVLDRHHRGEVIGWGQLEEGLPLKRTAQSVVDLLKGEGETAGEVSGSSPLLAVHMLVSAIEEMTDAALAAIGDCCTPSVLQVLQHLVESFEEGDEGQVKDEGLATLLGDGAFQSAAWLCRHCRVTLHGEGGAVRGDVGQSPGFGPLVLCIVVRGLACLSAP from the exons ATGTATGGAGATATCAAGATAGGGAAGTTGGATGCAGAAGTGAGTCCGGTGAACTTAAACTTGGAGGGAGAGACATCCTCCATGCTGCAGTCCTCCTTTGGCACCCTGAAGAAACAAGAGGTGGATGTTCAGAAGCTTCTGGAGGAGTCCAAGGACAG ACTTATGAATTTGGAGCACTGCTTGATTAAGCAGATCAGGGAACAGCAAAAGGAAGCGTTTGGAGTGGTGAAGGAGAGGATTTTGACCACTGAGCAGTGCACCATCTACGAGCAGGTCCAGGAGCAGGGAGACTGCGCTACAGCCCTGGGATTCCGGAAGCACAAGATACAG GTTTCGGTGAAGAACAGTGGAAGCCTGTACATGGACAGCAAAGTGTCCCTGGAGATTCCTCCTCAGACCGTCCTCGCCTACAGCATCATCGAGCTTGAAGTGAAAGCCCACGGGAAGTATG acctctgcctgctgcctcaAGTCCAGGGTGGGTTTGAAGTGGATTCCAGCAGTGGAGCCCGAGTTGCGGCTGGGGGACCGACTGCGGAGGAATTTAAGGACCCACAGAATCCCGAGGGGGCGGCACTTCAGGTTCTACTGAAAG AGTTGAAGGGGCTGAATGTCCATTTCCAGCAGCTGGCAGTGATTCCAGCACATATCAGATGCAGACTGTTTGAGTTCCTGAAGGAGATGGTGCTGGATAGAGCAGCCATCACCTGGCTGGGGGACGTG TTGGATCGGCATCACCGCGGCGAGGTGATTGGCTGGGGGCAGCTGGAGGAGGGGCTTCCGCTGAAGCGGACGGCCCAATCAGTTGTGGACCTCCTGAAGGGTGAGGGAGAGACCGCCGGGGAAGTGTCTGGCTCCTCCCCCTTGCTGGCCGTTCACATGCTGGTCAGCGCGATCGAAG AAATGACTGACGCTGCTTTGGCAGCTATTGGAGACTGTTGCACTCCATCTGTCCTACAGGTTTTGCAGCATTTG GTAGAAAGTTTCGAAGAGGGCGATGAAGGCCAAGTGAAGGATGAAGGCCTCGCCACTCTACTGGGCGATGGTGCCTTCCAGAGCGCGGCGTGGCTCTGTCGCCATTGCAGAGTGACCCTGCACGGAGAGGGGGGTGCTGTACGAGGGGACGTGGGCCAAAGTCCCGGGTTCGGCCCCCTGGTCCTGTGCATTGTGGTCCGCGGGCTCGCCTGCCTGTCCGCACCGTGA
- the pals2a gene encoding MAGUK p55 subfamily member 6a isoform X1, with protein MTPANARCTSAMQQVLDNLSDLPSSTGAKDIDLIFLKGIIESPVVRSLAKAHERLEDVKLEAVQDNNVALVTEILDDIRGLHLQNRSATELSRILTEPHFQSLLEAHDQVASKSYDALPSEVTKDTSMGSSLQAEAVRMIGIQKRRGEPLGVTFRVENGELVIARILHGGMIDRQGLLHVGDVIKEINGHGTDGDPCHLQDMLRKCSGSLTLKILPSYREQATPSQVYLKPYFDYNPANDSLIPCKEAGLAFSRGSILQMVNKEDPNWWQARHVVGGATGLIPSQFLEEKRKAFVRRDWDGSGMLCGTVSGKKKRRMMYLTAKNAEFDRHELQIYEEVAKMPPFQRKTLVLIGAQGVGRRSLKNRLMILNPSRFGTTVPFTSRSPREDERDGQSYRFVTRTEMEADIKAGRYLEHGEYDGNLYGTKMDSIHGVVSSGQTCILDVNPQALKVLKTAEFMPFVVFIAAPELETLRAMHKAVVDAGITTKLLTDNDLKKTVDESARIHRAYDHYFDLTIVNNNLDKAFEELQVAVDKLCSEPQWVPVSWVY; from the exons ATGACGCCGGCCAACGCCAGGTGCACGTCGG CCATGCAGCAGGTCCTGGACAACCTCAGCGACCTGCCCAGCTCCACGGGGGCCAAGGACATCGACCTCATCTTCCTGAAGGGCATCATAGAGAGCCCCGTCGTCCGCTCGCTCGCCAAG gcccacgaGCGGCTAGAGGACGTGAAGCTGGAGGCCGTCCAGGACAACAACGTGGCGCTAGTGACGGAGATCCTGGACGATATCCGCGGCCTGCACCTCCAGAACCGCAGCGCCACAGAACTGTCCAGGATCCTGACGGAGCCGCACTTCCAG TCGCTGTTGGAGGCTCACGACCAGGTGGCGTCGAAGTCCTACGACGCCCTGCCGTCCGAAGTCACTAAGGACACGTCGATGGGCAGCTCTCTGCAGGCGGAGGCCGTGCGGATGATCGGGATCCAGAAGAGGCGCGGGGAGCCGCTG GGTGTGACGTTCCGCGTGGAGAACGGCGAGCTCGTGATCGCCCGCATCCTGCACGGTGGCATGATCGACCGGCAGGGCCTGCTGCACGTGGGTGACGTCATCAAGGAGATCAACGGGCACGGCACGGACGGCGACCCCTGCCACCTGCAGGACATGctgaggaagtgcagcgggAGCCTCACCCTCAAGATCCTCCCCAGCTACCGCGAGCAGGCCACCCCCTCGCAG GTTTACTTGAAGCCATACTTTGACTACAATCCAGCCAATGACAGCCTGATCCCCTGCAAGGAGGCGGGGCTTGCCTTCTCCAGAGGGAGTATCCTTCAGATGGTCAACAAGGAGGACCCCAACTGGTGGCAG GCGCGCCACGTGGTGGGCGGAGCCACAGGACTGATCCCCAGCCAGTTCTTGGAAGAGAAGAGGAAAGCTTTTGTCCGGAgagactgggatgggtcag GCATGCTCTGCGGGACCGTCAGCgggaagaagaagaggaggatgatGTACCTCACGGCTAAGAATGCAG AGTTTGACCGTCACGAGCTGCAGATATATGAGGAGGTGGCGAAGATGCCCCCTTTCCAGAGGAAAACGCTGGTTCTGATCGGAGCGCAAGGGGTGGGGCGCCGGAGCCTGAAGAATAGGCTCATGATTCTCAACCCAAGCCGATTCGGTACCACCGTCCCCT TTACATCGCGGAGCCCCCGCGAGGACGAGAGAGACGGCCAGTCGTATCGCTTTGTGACGCGGACAGAGATGGAGGCGGACATCAAGGCGGGCCGGTACCTGGAACACGGCGAGTACGACGGGAACCTCTATGGAACCAAGATGGACTCCATCCATGGGGTGGTGAGCAGTGGCCAGACCTGCATCCTGGACGTTAACCCTCAG GCGCTGAAGGTCCTGAAGACGGCGGAGTTCATGCCGTTCGTTGTCTTCATAGCCGCCCCGGAGCTGGAAACACTGCGGGCGATGCACAAAGCCGTCGTCGACGCGGGAATCACCACCAAGCTGCTCACG GACAATGACTTAAAGAAGACGGTGGATGAAAGCGCGAGGATCCATAGAGCCTACGACCACTACTTTGACCTCACGATTGTCAACAACAACCTGGACAAGGCGTTTGAAGAGCTTCAGGTGGCCGTGGACAAACTGTGCTCAGAACCACAGTGGGTCCCAGTCAGCTGGGTCTACTGA
- the pals2a gene encoding MAGUK p55 subfamily member 6a isoform X2 produces the protein MQQVLDNLSDLPSSTGAKDIDLIFLKGIIESPVVRSLAKAHERLEDVKLEAVQDNNVALVTEILDDIRGLHLQNRSATELSRILTEPHFQSLLEAHDQVASKSYDALPSEVTKDTSMGSSLQAEAVRMIGIQKRRGEPLGVTFRVENGELVIARILHGGMIDRQGLLHVGDVIKEINGHGTDGDPCHLQDMLRKCSGSLTLKILPSYREQATPSQVYLKPYFDYNPANDSLIPCKEAGLAFSRGSILQMVNKEDPNWWQARHVVGGATGLIPSQFLEEKRKAFVRRDWDGSGMLCGTVSGKKKRRMMYLTAKNAEFDRHELQIYEEVAKMPPFQRKTLVLIGAQGVGRRSLKNRLMILNPSRFGTTVPFTSRSPREDERDGQSYRFVTRTEMEADIKAGRYLEHGEYDGNLYGTKMDSIHGVVSSGQTCILDVNPQALKVLKTAEFMPFVVFIAAPELETLRAMHKAVVDAGITTKLLTDNDLKKTVDESARIHRAYDHYFDLTIVNNNLDKAFEELQVAVDKLCSEPQWVPVSWVY, from the exons ATGCAGCAGGTCCTGGACAACCTCAGCGACCTGCCCAGCTCCACGGGGGCCAAGGACATCGACCTCATCTTCCTGAAGGGCATCATAGAGAGCCCCGTCGTCCGCTCGCTCGCCAAG gcccacgaGCGGCTAGAGGACGTGAAGCTGGAGGCCGTCCAGGACAACAACGTGGCGCTAGTGACGGAGATCCTGGACGATATCCGCGGCCTGCACCTCCAGAACCGCAGCGCCACAGAACTGTCCAGGATCCTGACGGAGCCGCACTTCCAG TCGCTGTTGGAGGCTCACGACCAGGTGGCGTCGAAGTCCTACGACGCCCTGCCGTCCGAAGTCACTAAGGACACGTCGATGGGCAGCTCTCTGCAGGCGGAGGCCGTGCGGATGATCGGGATCCAGAAGAGGCGCGGGGAGCCGCTG GGTGTGACGTTCCGCGTGGAGAACGGCGAGCTCGTGATCGCCCGCATCCTGCACGGTGGCATGATCGACCGGCAGGGCCTGCTGCACGTGGGTGACGTCATCAAGGAGATCAACGGGCACGGCACGGACGGCGACCCCTGCCACCTGCAGGACATGctgaggaagtgcagcgggAGCCTCACCCTCAAGATCCTCCCCAGCTACCGCGAGCAGGCCACCCCCTCGCAG GTTTACTTGAAGCCATACTTTGACTACAATCCAGCCAATGACAGCCTGATCCCCTGCAAGGAGGCGGGGCTTGCCTTCTCCAGAGGGAGTATCCTTCAGATGGTCAACAAGGAGGACCCCAACTGGTGGCAG GCGCGCCACGTGGTGGGCGGAGCCACAGGACTGATCCCCAGCCAGTTCTTGGAAGAGAAGAGGAAAGCTTTTGTCCGGAgagactgggatgggtcag GCATGCTCTGCGGGACCGTCAGCgggaagaagaagaggaggatgatGTACCTCACGGCTAAGAATGCAG AGTTTGACCGTCACGAGCTGCAGATATATGAGGAGGTGGCGAAGATGCCCCCTTTCCAGAGGAAAACGCTGGTTCTGATCGGAGCGCAAGGGGTGGGGCGCCGGAGCCTGAAGAATAGGCTCATGATTCTCAACCCAAGCCGATTCGGTACCACCGTCCCCT TTACATCGCGGAGCCCCCGCGAGGACGAGAGAGACGGCCAGTCGTATCGCTTTGTGACGCGGACAGAGATGGAGGCGGACATCAAGGCGGGCCGGTACCTGGAACACGGCGAGTACGACGGGAACCTCTATGGAACCAAGATGGACTCCATCCATGGGGTGGTGAGCAGTGGCCAGACCTGCATCCTGGACGTTAACCCTCAG GCGCTGAAGGTCCTGAAGACGGCGGAGTTCATGCCGTTCGTTGTCTTCATAGCCGCCCCGGAGCTGGAAACACTGCGGGCGATGCACAAAGCCGTCGTCGACGCGGGAATCACCACCAAGCTGCTCACG GACAATGACTTAAAGAAGACGGTGGATGAAAGCGCGAGGATCCATAGAGCCTACGACCACTACTTTGACCTCACGATTGTCAACAACAACCTGGACAAGGCGTTTGAAGAGCTTCAGGTGGCCGTGGACAAACTGTGCTCAGAACCACAGTGGGTCCCAGTCAGCTGGGTCTACTGA